Below is a genomic region from Rhodococcus sp. WMMA185.
ATTCGCCGAGTGCGCCCAATCCGTCCCGGAGCAAGTGCATCCCGGTGGCGAGTAGTTGCCGAAGTTCGACCGATTCGTCGTCGAGCCACTGCTCATAGGCCGACATCGCGATGCCGAGTACAAGATTGCCGACCGTGCGCGGAATGTGGTCGGCCGGGTCGGCACCCAGTCTGTCGGCGACATATTCCGAGATGACACCCCGCCACCCCTCGTACATCACTACCGAATACGCCTGCAGCGCAGGTACCCGGAGGATCAGTCTCATTCGTTTGCGGTGGTTGGCCTCCTCGCTGATCGGAAACGAATTGAACTGAAGGAGTGCGGCGGTCAGGGTGTCAGCTATCGAGATGTCCTCGGGTTGCTCCTCGAGTTGGGTACGCATCTCGGCGAGATGCGAGTCGAAGTCACCCCAGGGAATTGCGTTCTTGGACGGGAAATAGCGAAACAGCGTGCGCCGGGCTATGCCGCACGCCTGCGCAACCTGGTCGACGCTGGTCTCGTCGAATCCCTGTTGAGTGAACAACTCGATCCCGACGGTGCTGATCCGATCCTGCGTCGTTGCTGGACGCCGGCCGATTCGGCTGGATGGTTTTCGACGACTTCTCACCTTTGATCCTTTCGCTCTGTACATTCTGCACTCGATGCCATTAGATTGGTGAGGCGAATCACAGAGAGCCTCTTCCGTGGCCGGGAACACGGATCGATTCTCTGCTCTATCACTCGGACAGTAGGAGGAAATCATGTCGGACAACGACAACGAGGTACTGGAAACCGATTTGATCGAGGAATCTCTGGTGGAAGAGGTTTCGATCGACGGCATGTGCGGCGTGTACTGAACATGTCCGCTCCGGCGCCGGCTTCAACGACCGGCAAGCCCGCAATCGATCTCGATGTGGGCTGGAAACTTCATCATCGAGTGGCGCTGCGCCACGAACCCTTCGGGGCGTTGCTCTACCACTTCGGTACCCGCAAACTCTCGTTTCTGAAGAACCGCACGATCGTCGCGGTGGTCGAGGCCCTTCCATCGCACGCTGACGCCCGGTCCGCGCTGCGAGCGCAGGGCATCGGGGACGATCTCGCGCCGAAGTACGCGCGCGCACTCGGCGCCCTGGCCGAGTCACACATGATCATCCGTGTGTGACCGGCCCTGCCGCGGCAGTCCTTTCCGTTCCATACCAGAGGAATTAGCCCATGACCTCCATCCTCGACAGGCCCTCGGCCTCCCAGCCGGTCGGGCGCCTCGTCGACCAGTTCGAACTCGGTCTCGACGCCCCGATCTGTCTCACCTGGGAGTTGACCTACGCGTGCAACCTGTCGTGTGTGCACTGCCTGTCCTCATCGGGGCGGCGCGACCCGAATGAGCTCAGCACCGCGCAGTGCAAGTCGATCATCGACGAACTGCAGCGCATGCAGGTGTTCTACGTCAACATCGGCGGCGGGGAGCCGACCGTTCGCCCGGACTTCTGGGAACTGGTGGACTACGCGACCGCGCACCAGGTCGGCGTCAAGTTCTCCACCAACGGGGTGAAGATCGACAAGAAGGTGGCCGAGCGTCTCGCGGCCAGTGACTACGTCGACGTGCAGATATCCCTCGACGGCGCCACCGCCGAGGTCAATGACGCGGTTCGCGGCCCAGGGTCGTTCGCGATGGCGGTACGAGCTCTCGAGAACCTGGCCGAGGCCGGGTTCGAGAACGCGAAGATCTCGGTTGTCGTGACCCGGCACAACGTGCCCCAGCTCGACGACTTCAAGGCGCTCGCCGACAAATACGGTGCCACCCTGCGCATCACTCGGTTGCGTCCATCCGGCCGCGGTGCGGACGTGTGGGGTGACTTGCACCCCACCCAGACACAGCAACGCCAGTTGTACGACTGGCTGGTCGCCAACGGTGAAGGCGTACTCACCGGCGACTCCTTCTTTCACCTCTCCGCCTACGGTGATGCTCTGCCGGGGCTCAACCTGTGCGGGGCCGGGCGCGTGGTCTGCCTGATCGATCCGATCGGCGACGTGTACGCCTGCCCGTTCGCAATCCACGAGAAATTCCTCGCCGGAAATATTCTGGCGGACGGCGGTTTCCAGAAAGTCTGGCAGCACTCGGACCTGTTCCGGGAGCTTCGTTCGCCGCAGACCGGTGGTGCGTGCAGCAAGTGCGACCACTACGACTCCTGCCGTGGCGGCTGCATGGCCGCGAAGTTCTTCACCGGGTTGCCGATGGACGGTCCGGACCCGGAGTGCGTCATCGGAAACGGTGAAGCGGCGTTGACTGACGCGGGTGAGATCCCGAAGTCCAGCGTCGACCACTCCCGCACCGGTCAGCGAAGGACACCGCGGGCACCGGTTCCGTTGACGCTGATGACGCGCCCGCCGGCCAAGATGTGTGACGAGAACCCGCTTGCGGGCATGGAACAGGCATAGTTCGTTCGACAGATGCGAGGGGTACTCGATGGGTAGGAATTCGTATTTCGAGACTGTGGCGGAGGCCCAGCGTCGCGCGAAGAAGCGACTGCCGAAGTCGGTCTACTCGGCGCTGATCGCCGGTTCCGAAAAGGGCGTGACCGTCGACGACAACACTGCGGCGTTCGCCGAGTTGGGTTTCGCGCCCCACGTCGTAGGGCTCTCGGACAAGCGTGAGATGGCCACGACCGTGCTGGGCCAGCCGATTTCGATGCCCGTCGTGATGTCCCCGACCGGTGTACAGGCGGTACATCCTGATGGCGAGGTCGCGGTTGCCCGCGCTGCGGCGGCCCGGGGGACGGCGATCGGTCTGAGTTCGTTCGCGAGTAGACCCATCGAAGAGGTGACGGCGGCCAATCCACAGACGTTCTTCCAGATGTACTGGGTGGGAAGCCGTTACGAAATGTTGCAGCGAACCGAACGCGCCCGGGAGGCTGGTGCGACCGCGCTGATCGTCACCACCGACTGGTCCTTCTCCCACGGGCGCGATTGGGGTAGCCCGGCCATTCCCGAGAAGATGAACCTCGAGTCGATGATCAAGTTCGCCCCCGAGGGCATCACTCGTCCGAAGTGGCTCTACGGGTTCTTGAAGACCCGCAAGATCCCCGACCTGACCACACCCAACCTGGCCAAGCCCGGGCAGGATCCGCCGACATTCTTCGGCGCCTACGGCGAATGGATGCAGACGCCGCTTCCCACCTGGGACGACATAGCATGGCTGCGGGAGCAGTGGGGCGGCCCGTTCATGCTCAAGGGCGTGATGAGGGTCGACGACGCCAAGCGCGCCGTCGAAGCCGGCGTCACCGCGATCTCGGTGTCCAACCACGGAGGCAACAATCTCGACGGCACACCGGCGTCGATCCGCGCTCTTCCGGCCGTCGTGGACGCCGTCGGCGACCAGGTAGAGGTCCTGCTCGACGGCGGAATTCGCCGCGGCAGCGACGTTGTGAAGGCCCTCGCCCTCGGTGCGCGGGCGGTCATGATCGGGCGGGCCTACCTGTGGGGACTGTCAGCGAACGGGCAGGCCGGGGTCGAGAACGTTCTCGACATTCTGCGAGGGGGCATCGACTCCGCCCTGCTGGGTCTTGGGCACGCGTCCATCCACGACCTCAGCCCCGCCGACGTGGTGATCCCGCCGGGGTTCGCTCGGGCCCTGGGCATCTGAGGACTGACCGGGATACGGTCTCGATGTCCGCACAGTTGACAGGCCCGATCACTTTGGCTGGTCGCCGCGCTTCGTCCAGAGTTCTCATGGGTCCCCACGTCACCAATCTGTGTGTGGGAAGAAGGCTCTCGCAGCGGCACGTTGCGTACTACGAGCGGCGTGCACGCGGTGGTGCGGGCACCATAGTGACCGAGGTGGCCTCGGTGCATGCCTCCGACTGGCCCTATGAACGTGCCCCGCTCGCATCCGAGTGCATCGACGGTTGGCAGGACGTGGTCGCGGCCTGTCGCCCGCACGGCACTCTGGTGCTGGCCGGATTGGGTCATACCGGGTTACAGGGGTCGAGCGCCTTTTCGCAGGCAGTGCTGTGGGGACCGTCACCGGTTGCCGACGTGATCTCGCGAGAGTTGCCGATGCAGATGGAACGGCCCGAGATCGCCGTCCTGGTGGACGCCTTCCGGGCCGGTACCGCCGCCGCGGTCTCCGCCGATGTGGATGGTGTAGAACTCGACGCCGGTCCGAGAAGCCTCCTCCGACAGTTTTTGTCGGGTCTGACCAACCTACGAGAAGACGAGTACGGGGCACAGCCCCTGCGTCTGGCGCGCGAGGTGATCGAGGCCGTCCGTGCCGAATTGGGCCCGGGTCGAGTGCTGTCGCTGCGACTGAGTTGCGACGAGATGGCGCCGTGGGCAGGTATCACCCCCGAGATCGCCGCGGGGTATGTACGGGAGTTGGCCGGCCTCCTCGATTTGCTCGTGGTGGTGCGCGGCGGACCGATGTCGGTAAGTCAATACAGGCCTGACTTCCACAGCCCGGCGTCATTCAACACCGTTCTCTGCCGACACATTCGAGTGGCCGCCTCCGACTCCGTACCGGTCGTACTCCAAGGGAGTGTGATCGAATCGTCCGCCGCTCAGACTGCCCTCGACGAGGGGGTGGCCGACATGGTCGAGATGACTCGGGCACAGATCGCGGACCCAGACCTCGTCGCCAAGATCCGACTGGGCGAGACACCGCGTCCGTGCATCCTGTGCAACCAGACGTGCCAGGTGCTCGACCCCCGCAATCCAGTCGTGACCTGCGTCGGGAACCCGACGAGCGGACACGAGACCCTCGATCCGGCCGAGAGCGTCGCCGATACCGTCGACCCATGTGTGGTGCTGGTCGTGGGTGCCGGTCCGGCGGGCCTGGAGGCGGCGCGTGTACTCGCCCGCAGCGGTAGGCGCGTTACGGTCGTGGATTCCGCTGATCGCACCGGTGGAATGGTGCGGGTGGTGGCCTCGGCGGCACCCCACCTCGAGCCGCTGGCCGACTGGCTGGAATCGGAATGCCGCAGTCTGGGAGTCGAGTTCCGTCTTGGATCGACAGTGGTCGAGGCTGACCTCGCTGCCGCTGAACAGGAGGGTGCAACGTTGGTCCTGGCCACCGGCAGCACACCACGCCCGCTGCCGTTTCCGGTTGCGGGGCGAACTCAGTGCGCCGACGCTGCCGAGGTCCTCGGCGGACTGGCGCTACGGGAGGGATCGGTGGTGGTCTTCGATCCGGTCGGCGGACCGGCGGGAGTGGGAGTCGCGGAATGGCTCGCGGCGCGCGGGCGCGAAGTGAGCATCGTGACGCAAGACTCCGTCGTAGGTTCGAGGCTTGGGATGACCGGCGATCTGGTGGACGCCAACGCCCGATTGCAGCGAGTGGGGGTCACCCGCCGACTCGACAGCAGAATCGTGTCGATTGACGACGCGGGTGTGCGAATCCGGAACCGGTATACCGATGTGGAAACGGTAGTGGCGTGCGGGGTGCTGGTCGACTGCTCGCATCGTCTTCCGAACGACATGCTCGGCGCCTCCCGTCCCGACGCGGTGTGGGTCGGCGACTGCGTGGCTCCGCGAACACTTCTCGAATCGATCAGGGAAGGCCGCCTCGCGGCGCTGAACGTGGCGTCGAACGTGCGGTCCGAGTGTGAACACAGTCCGTTCACCCTCGCCAACGAGAGATAGGAAATTGCATGGGACAGTTCGACGGCAAGGTCGCGTTCATTACCGGAGCCGCCCGCGGACAGGGGCGAACACACGCGGTACGGTTGGCGCGCGAGGGCGCGGCGATCATCGCAATCGATATCTGTGGGCCGGTGTCGGAGTACAACACCTACGATCCGGCGACTGCGGACGATCTGGCGGAGACAGTACGCCTGGTCGAGTCCGAGGGTGGCAAGATTCTGGCCGAGCAGGCAGACATACGGGACAGCGCGCAACTGAGGGCCATCGTGAATCGCGGGGTCGAGCAGTTCGGTGGACTCGACATCGTGATTGCAAATGCTGGGATCTGCAACTGGAACAGATTCTGGGAGATGTCCGACGAGCAGTGGGAGACGCTGATCGACGTGAACCTCACGGGCACGTGGAAGACGCTCAAGGCCGCGGTCCCACCGATGATCGAAGGCGGTCGCGGCGGATCGATCATCGTGATCAGCTCCGTGGCCGGTATCAAACCCATTCCAGGGCAGGCGAACTACGCAGCATCCAAGTTCGGACTCGTCGGCCTGACCCAGGCCGCGGCGAAGGAGCTGGGCGAATACGGGATTCGTGTCAATTCGATTCACCCCTACGGAGTGAAGACCCCGATGGGTAACGACCAGGGCGGCCTCGCGACTTTCGAGAAGCATCCTCAGTACATGTCGAGCTTGGCATCGATCCTCACGGACCACCCGTTGGCCGAGACCGACGACATCGCGGACGCGGCGGTGTGGCTGGCCGGCGACGGTTCGCGGATGGTTACCGGCAGTCAGGTCACCGTGGACATGGGTGCGACCAAGGTGTGAGCGACCCGGAATACAGTCACCTGTTCACCCGGTTGCGCCTGGGGCCTCTGACCCTGCGCAACCGGGTGGTCTTCTCGGCGCATCTCACCGGCTACGCGGTCGAGGGTCTGCCCACCGAGCAGCATGCCGCCTACTATGCCGCCCGTGCGAAGGGTGGTGCGGGCCTGATCATCTCCGAAGAACACGCCACTCATCGGGGAGACTGGCCGTACGAGAAGGTCATTGCCGGATACCGGCCCGAGGTGGTCCCCGGCTACCGACGGATCACTGACGCCGTTCACGAGTACGACGTCCCGATCCTGGCGCAGATCAACCACAATGGTGGGCAGGGCTCGAGCATGTATTCCCGGCTTCCGTTATTGGCGCCGAGCGCCGTTCCTGATCCGCTGTTCCGTGAAGTTCCCAAGGCGCTCGACCAGAGGGAAATCCGCGCTCTCGTAGGGGGATACGCGCGGGTCGCCGAGCACTGCATACAGGGCGGGTTCGACGGCATCGAACTACAGTGCTCCCACTCCTCCTTGGTGCGAAGCTTTCTTGCCCCCGCGACGAATCTTCGCACCGACTGTTACGGCGGATCACTGGCCAACCGGGCCCGGTTCCTTCTCGAGGTCGTCGCGGCCGTGCGTGAAGCGATCGGCCCGCAGCGCGCATTCGGGGTCAGGCTCGCCGGGGAGGATCTGTTCGACGGAGGTGTACGACTCGACGAGGCGGCGGAGGTAGCCGCTCTCGTCGAGGCGGATGGCCGGGTCGACTACATCAACACTTCCATCGGCATGGCCACCGAGACGCTCCACATGATCGAGGCATCCATGGCCGTTCCTCAGGGATACGCACTGTTCATCCCGAGCGCCATCCGGCAACGGGTTTCCCTCCCGGTGGTGGGCGTCGGACGCTTCAAGGATCCTCGCCAGGCCGATCGGGCCCTTGCAGAAGGGC
It encodes:
- the mftR gene encoding mycofactocin system transcriptional regulator (MftR, the mycofactocin system transcriptional regulator, is an uncharacterized TetR family DNA-binding transcription factor. Its role is inferred by context. It occurs as part of the biosynthesis locus for mycofactocin, a partially characterized electron carrier derived from the terminal Val-Tyr dipeptide of the precursor peptide MftA, through a radical SAM enzyme-mediated process.), whose translation is MRSRRKPSSRIGRRPATTQDRISTVGIELFTQQGFDETSVDQVAQACGIARRTLFRYFPSKNAIPWGDFDSHLAEMRTQLEEQPEDISIADTLTAALLQFNSFPISEEANHRKRMRLILRVPALQAYSVVMYEGWRGVISEYVADRLGADPADHIPRTVGNLVLGIAMSAYEQWLDDESVELRQLLATGMHLLRDGLGALGE
- the mftA gene encoding mycofactocin precursor MftA (Mycofactocin is a small molecule electron carrier derived from the final two amino acids, Val-Tyr, of MftA, the mycofactocin precursor. It plays a role in redox homeostasis and the metabolism of alcohols and aldehydes in Actinobacteria, including Mycobacterium tuberculosis.) — encoded protein: MSDNDNEVLETDLIEESLVEEVSIDGMCGVY
- the mftB gene encoding mycofactocin biosynthesis chaperone MftB (MftB, a small protein, is a peptide chaperone that assists the radical SAM enzyme MftC in performing two modifications to the C-terminal Val-Tyr dipeptide of the mycofactocin precursor peptide, MftA. MftB's role is analogous to the role of PqqD in the biosynthesis of PQQ, a cofactor that derives entirely from a Tyr and a Glu in the precursor PqqA.), whose product is MSAPAPASTTGKPAIDLDVGWKLHHRVALRHEPFGALLYHFGTRKLSFLKNRTIVAVVEALPSHADARSALRAQGIGDDLAPKYARALGALAESHMIIRV
- the mftC gene encoding mycofactocin radical SAM maturase (MftC is a radical SAM/SPASM enzyme that catalyzes the first two steps in biosynthesis of the electron carrier mycofactocin from the terminal Val-Tyr dipeptide of the precursor peptide MftA.), which produces MTSILDRPSASQPVGRLVDQFELGLDAPICLTWELTYACNLSCVHCLSSSGRRDPNELSTAQCKSIIDELQRMQVFYVNIGGGEPTVRPDFWELVDYATAHQVGVKFSTNGVKIDKKVAERLAASDYVDVQISLDGATAEVNDAVRGPGSFAMAVRALENLAEAGFENAKISVVVTRHNVPQLDDFKALADKYGATLRITRLRPSGRGADVWGDLHPTQTQQRQLYDWLVANGEGVLTGDSFFHLSAYGDALPGLNLCGAGRVVCLIDPIGDVYACPFAIHEKFLAGNILADGGFQKVWQHSDLFRELRSPQTGGACSKCDHYDSCRGGCMAAKFFTGLPMDGPDPECVIGNGEAALTDAGEIPKSSVDHSRTGQRRTPRAPVPLTLMTRPPAKMCDENPLAGMEQA
- the mftD gene encoding pre-mycofactocin synthase MftD (MftD, an enzyme found in the mycofactocin biosynthesis locus, performs an oxidative deamination of 3-amino-5-[(p-hydroxyphenyl)methyl]-4,4-dimethyl-2-pyrrolidinone (AHDP). The resulting compound, now called pre-mycofactocin (PMFT), is a biologically active redox cofactor that can oxidize the non-exchangeable NADH of TIGR03971 family SDR-type oxidoreductases.) — translated: MGRNSYFETVAEAQRRAKKRLPKSVYSALIAGSEKGVTVDDNTAAFAELGFAPHVVGLSDKREMATTVLGQPISMPVVMSPTGVQAVHPDGEVAVARAAAARGTAIGLSSFASRPIEEVTAANPQTFFQMYWVGSRYEMLQRTERAREAGATALIVTTDWSFSHGRDWGSPAIPEKMNLESMIKFAPEGITRPKWLYGFLKTRKIPDLTTPNLAKPGQDPPTFFGAYGEWMQTPLPTWDDIAWLREQWGGPFMLKGVMRVDDAKRAVEAGVTAISVSNHGGNNLDGTPASIRALPAVVDAVGDQVEVLLDGGIRRGSDVVKALALGARAVMIGRAYLWGLSANGQAGVENVLDILRGGIDSALLGLGHASIHDLSPADVVIPPGFARALGI
- a CDS encoding mycofactocin system FadH/OYE family oxidoreductase 1 produces the protein MSAQLTGPITLAGRRASSRVLMGPHVTNLCVGRRLSQRHVAYYERRARGGAGTIVTEVASVHASDWPYERAPLASECIDGWQDVVAACRPHGTLVLAGLGHTGLQGSSAFSQAVLWGPSPVADVISRELPMQMERPEIAVLVDAFRAGTAAAVSADVDGVELDAGPRSLLRQFLSGLTNLREDEYGAQPLRLAREVIEAVRAELGPGRVLSLRLSCDEMAPWAGITPEIAAGYVRELAGLLDLLVVVRGGPMSVSQYRPDFHSPASFNTVLCRHIRVAASDSVPVVLQGSVIESSAAQTALDEGVADMVEMTRAQIADPDLVAKIRLGETPRPCILCNQTCQVLDPRNPVVTCVGNPTSGHETLDPAESVADTVDPCVVLVVGAGPAGLEAARVLARSGRRVTVVDSADRTGGMVRVVASAAPHLEPLADWLESECRSLGVEFRLGSTVVEADLAAAEQEGATLVLATGSTPRPLPFPVAGRTQCADAAEVLGGLALREGSVVVFDPVGGPAGVGVAEWLAARGREVSIVTQDSVVGSRLGMTGDLVDANARLQRVGVTRRLDSRIVSIDDAGVRIRNRYTDVETVVACGVLVDCSHRLPNDMLGASRPDAVWVGDCVAPRTLLESIREGRLAALNVASNVRSECEHSPFTLANER
- a CDS encoding mycofactocin-coupled SDR family oxidoreductase, whose translation is MGQFDGKVAFITGAARGQGRTHAVRLAREGAAIIAIDICGPVSEYNTYDPATADDLAETVRLVESEGGKILAEQADIRDSAQLRAIVNRGVEQFGGLDIVIANAGICNWNRFWEMSDEQWETLIDVNLTGTWKTLKAAVPPMIEGGRGGSIIVISSVAGIKPIPGQANYAASKFGLVGLTQAAAKELGEYGIRVNSIHPYGVKTPMGNDQGGLATFEKHPQYMSSLASILTDHPLAETDDIADAAVWLAGDGSRMVTGSQVTVDMGATKV